The Alkalispirillum mobile genome has a segment encoding these proteins:
- a CDS encoding 3-deoxy-D-manno-octulosonic acid transferase, whose protein sequence is MTTSRRLYRGLTALLWPVLRWHAAREARRAGEPDYPAQRRGRYADTVRPGGLWVHAASVGEVRTVRPLLEALQAARPGLAITLTTSTPTGGQAARLIPGIQVLFLPLDRPRPVRRFLAAVRPEAGLVVETELWPELFAACRHQGVPLAIVNGRLSHRTLRAPRLVLALYREALAGVTVVLARSEADAAGYRSLGAPAERVQVVGNLKFAGPAEAAAPAAVDLGRRYVLAASTHDDEELRLASAWRAKGDTVPLLVIAPRHPQRGEALRQALDRAGVRYAVRSRGEWPAAGDQAYLADTFGELEGFMAGAELVFMGGSLVPHGGQNLLEPARLGRALLAGPHLHNFADEAALLEGCGALQRVEDAHAVARTAQAWLADPDALAARGRRGRAEVVARADMARRYLDALAEWSLPCLNRGHEG, encoded by the coding sequence ATGACGACTAGCCGCCGCCTCTACCGCGGCCTCACCGCGCTGCTCTGGCCGGTGCTGCGCTGGCACGCCGCCCGGGAGGCGCGCCGGGCCGGCGAACCGGACTACCCGGCCCAGCGTCGGGGGCGGTATGCCGATACCGTCCGGCCCGGCGGGCTGTGGGTGCACGCCGCCTCGGTGGGCGAGGTGCGCACCGTCCGCCCCTTGCTGGAGGCGCTGCAGGCGGCCCGGCCCGGGCTGGCCATTACCCTGACCACCAGCACGCCGACCGGCGGCCAGGCCGCACGCCTGATCCCCGGCATTCAGGTGCTCTTTCTGCCGCTGGACCGGCCGCGCCCCGTGCGGCGCTTCCTGGCGGCGGTGCGCCCCGAGGCGGGGCTGGTGGTGGAGACGGAGCTGTGGCCGGAGCTGTTCGCCGCCTGTCGCCATCAGGGGGTGCCGCTGGCCATCGTCAACGGCCGCTTGAGCCACCGCACGCTGCGCGCCCCCCGCCTGGTCCTTGCGCTCTACCGCGAGGCCCTGGCCGGGGTGACCGTGGTGCTGGCCCGCTCTGAGGCGGACGCTGCCGGCTACCGCAGCCTGGGCGCGCCGGCGGAACGGGTGCAGGTGGTGGGCAACCTGAAGTTCGCCGGCCCCGCAGAGGCCGCCGCGCCCGCCGCGGTGGATCTGGGCCGGCGCTACGTGCTCGCTGCCTCCACCCACGACGACGAGGAACTCCGCCTGGCGAGTGCCTGGCGGGCCAAGGGAGATACGGTGCCGTTGTTGGTCATTGCCCCCCGCCACCCGCAACGGGGGGAGGCGCTGCGGCAGGCCCTCGACCGGGCCGGCGTCCGTTACGCGGTGCGCAGCCGCGGGGAGTGGCCGGCGGCCGGGGATCAGGCCTACCTGGCCGACACCTTCGGCGAGCTGGAGGGGTTCATGGCCGGTGCGGAACTGGTCTTCATGGGGGGCAGCCTGGTGCCCCACGGCGGGCAGAACCTGCTGGAGCCCGCCCGCCTGGGCCGGGCGCTGCTGGCCGGGCCCCACCTGCACAATTTTGCCGACGAGGCGGCGCTGCTCGAGGGGTGCGGGGCCTTGCAGCGGGTGGAGGATGCGCATGCCGTGGCCCGCACCGCGCAGGCCTGGCTGGCCGACCCGGACGCGCTCGCCGCCCGCGGCCGGCGGGGCCGTGCGGAGGTGGTGGCAAGGGCGGATATGGCACGACGTTACCTCGACGCGCTGGCAGAGTGGTCGCTGCCTTGTTTAAATAGGGGCCACGAGGGCTGA
- a CDS encoding L-threonylcarbamoyladenylate synthase, translating into MPEQPSPRFRIRQCAARLRAGGVVAYPTEAVYGLGCDPADPEAVATLLTLKRRDPGKGLILIASRVDQLLPWVADAPIPGAVLASWPGPNTWLLHAAPHTPAWITGGRIKVAVRVTAHPVAAALCEACGGAIVSTSANRDGQPPARTATQVRTRLGADASDLADILSGPVDRNARPTAIRDADSGTTLRA; encoded by the coding sequence ATGCCCGAACAGCCGAGCCCCCGCTTCCGCATCCGCCAATGCGCCGCCCGCCTCCGGGCCGGCGGCGTGGTGGCCTACCCCACCGAGGCGGTGTACGGCCTGGGCTGCGACCCGGCGGACCCGGAGGCGGTGGCCACGCTGCTCACCCTCAAGCGTCGGGACCCCGGCAAGGGCCTGATCCTGATCGCCAGCCGCGTGGACCAGCTCCTGCCCTGGGTAGCCGATGCCCCGATTCCCGGCGCGGTGCTGGCCAGCTGGCCCGGGCCCAACACCTGGCTGCTGCACGCCGCCCCGCACACCCCCGCCTGGATCACCGGCGGTCGTATCAAGGTGGCCGTGCGGGTCACGGCGCACCCGGTGGCCGCGGCCCTGTGCGAGGCCTGCGGCGGCGCCATTGTTTCCACCTCCGCCAACCGCGACGGCCAACCCCCGGCGCGCACTGCTACCCAGGTCCGCACCCGCCTGGGTGCGGATGCGAGCGACCTGGCCGACATCCTCAGCGGACCGGTGGACCGCAACGCCCGGCCCACCGCCATCCGGGACGCGGACAGCGGCACCACCCTCCGCGCGTAA
- a CDS encoding truncated hemoglobin, whose translation MSGKRHLQTLSIRGEPGVGSTNGPALAHETIDRVVRAFYARAREHPDLAATFARVEDWDEHIARISHFWWVSLGGRRYRPDRFQVGPRHVALGVTGRQVDAWLDLFEETLSEQVADDQARQDWLDRAHRMGRVIRGLGAFYERRDARTDDPHRGQRPSARD comes from the coding sequence GTGAGCGGCAAGCGGCACCTGCAGACGCTCTCGATCCGCGGCGAACCGGGGGTGGGCAGCACTAATGGGCCGGCCCTGGCTCACGAAACCATCGACCGGGTGGTCCGCGCCTTCTACGCCCGCGCCCGCGAACACCCGGATCTGGCCGCCACCTTTGCCCGGGTGGAGGACTGGGACGAGCATATCGCCCGCATCAGCCACTTCTGGTGGGTAAGCCTGGGTGGGCGCCGCTACCGGCCCGACCGCTTCCAGGTGGGGCCACGGCACGTGGCGCTCGGGGTCACCGGCCGCCAGGTGGACGCCTGGCTGGATCTGTTCGAGGAGACGCTGAGCGAGCAGGTGGCGGATGACCAGGCCCGGCAGGACTGGCTCGACCGGGCGCACCGCATGGGCCGCGTGATCCGCGGCCTGGGGGCGTTTTACGAACGGCGGGACGCGCGGACGGACGACCCCCACCGGGGGCAACGGCCGTCCGCCCGCGACTAG
- the lpxL gene encoding LpxL/LpxP family Kdo(2)-lipid IV(A) lauroyl/palmitoleoyl acyltransferase, producing the protein MSQTPPTLLQRRFLAPRYWPYWLVLGLVRATVLLPWRVALGLGAVLGGAGYYLAPKRRRIVRTNLALCFPEWTAAARERLARRHFRALGMGVVEIAMGWWAPDRRVHRRAQVEGLSHLERALEQGRGAILLSGHFTTLELGCRLLTPYQAFHPLYRPEKNPFVATLIERSRLGHVEKLIRSKDLRSMVRSLRDNVPVWYAPDENMRRHMGVFAPFFGVQACTTPATSRLARMTGAPVLGFFQVREPGGRYRVIITPPLEGFPGSDLAEDTARVNALIEEQVRRAPEQYFWGRKRFKTRPQGEPSVYDD; encoded by the coding sequence GTGTCGCAAACCCCGCCGACCCTGTTACAACGCCGCTTTCTCGCGCCCCGCTACTGGCCCTACTGGCTGGTGTTGGGCCTGGTGCGTGCCACGGTCCTGCTGCCCTGGCGGGTGGCCCTGGGCCTGGGGGCCGTCCTGGGCGGCGCGGGCTACTACCTGGCCCCGAAGCGCCGCCGTATCGTGCGGACGAACCTCGCGCTCTGTTTTCCCGAGTGGACCGCGGCGGCGCGTGAGCGGCTGGCCCGGCGCCATTTTCGCGCCCTCGGCATGGGGGTGGTGGAGATCGCCATGGGCTGGTGGGCACCGGACCGGCGGGTGCACCGGCGGGCCCAGGTGGAGGGGCTGTCGCACCTGGAGCGGGCCCTGGAGCAGGGGCGCGGGGCGATCCTGCTCAGCGGCCACTTCACGACCCTGGAGCTTGGGTGCCGGCTGCTGACGCCCTACCAGGCATTCCACCCGCTCTACCGGCCGGAGAAGAACCCCTTCGTCGCCACCCTGATCGAACGGTCCCGGCTCGGCCACGTGGAGAAACTCATCCGCAGCAAGGACCTGCGCAGCATGGTGCGCAGCCTGCGCGACAACGTCCCGGTGTGGTACGCCCCGGACGAGAACATGCGCCGGCACATGGGGGTGTTCGCGCCCTTTTTCGGGGTGCAGGCCTGCACCACGCCCGCCACCTCGCGGCTGGCCCGCATGACCGGAGCCCCGGTGCTCGGGTTCTTCCAGGTGCGCGAGCCGGGCGGGCGCTACCGCGTGATCATCACGCCGCCGCTGGAGGGGTTCCCGGGCAGTGACCTGGCGGAGGACACCGCCCGGGTGAATGCGCTGATCGAGGAGCAGGTCCGGCGGGCGCCGGAGCAGTACTTCTGGGGGCGCAAGCGGTTCAAGACCCGGCCCCAGGGGGAACCGTCCGTCTATGACGACTAG
- the hemF gene encoding oxygen-dependent coproporphyrinogen oxidase, protein MSVDTPAVLDYLKALQDRICDELTDLDGGPGFAEESWTREEGGGGRSRVMKAGRLFEQAGVNFSHVHGSQLPDTATARRPELAGRGFQAMGVSLVLHPENPYVPTTHANVRYFVAERPGSEPVWWFGGGFDLTPHYGYREDAIHWHRTARAACEPFGADVYPRYKRWCDEYFYLPHRDETRGVGGLFFDDLDEWGFERSFAFMRSVGDHFLPAYRPIAERRRHQPWGERERAFQLYRRGRYAEFNLLYDRGTRFGLQSGGRTESILMSMPPMARWEYNWQPEPGSPEARLYTDFLGARDWLGGE, encoded by the coding sequence ATGAGCGTAGACACCCCGGCCGTCCTCGATTACCTCAAGGCCCTGCAGGACCGGATCTGCGACGAGCTGACCGACCTGGACGGCGGCCCCGGCTTCGCCGAAGAGAGCTGGACACGCGAGGAAGGGGGCGGCGGTCGCAGCCGGGTCATGAAGGCGGGTCGGCTCTTCGAGCAGGCCGGCGTCAATTTCTCCCACGTCCACGGCAGCCAGCTGCCCGACACCGCTACGGCGCGACGCCCGGAGCTGGCCGGCCGCGGCTTCCAGGCGATGGGCGTGTCCCTGGTGCTGCACCCTGAGAACCCCTACGTCCCGACCACCCACGCCAACGTCCGCTACTTCGTCGCGGAGAGGCCGGGCAGTGAACCGGTCTGGTGGTTCGGCGGCGGCTTCGACCTGACCCCGCACTACGGCTACCGCGAGGACGCCATCCACTGGCACCGCACCGCCCGCGCCGCCTGCGAGCCCTTCGGAGCGGATGTCTACCCGCGCTACAAGCGCTGGTGTGACGAGTACTTCTACCTGCCCCACCGGGATGAGACCCGGGGCGTCGGCGGCCTGTTCTTCGACGACCTGGACGAGTGGGGGTTCGAGCGCAGCTTCGCCTTCATGCGCAGCGTGGGCGACCACTTCCTGCCCGCCTACCGGCCCATCGCGGAGCGGCGGCGGCACCAGCCCTGGGGGGAGCGCGAGCGCGCCTTCCAGCTCTACCGGCGCGGCCGTTACGCCGAGTTCAACCTGCTTTACGACCGCGGCACCCGCTTCGGCCTGCAGTCCGGCGGCCGCACCGAGTCCATCCTCATGTCCATGCCCCCCATGGCGCGCTGGGAGTACAACTGGCAGCCGGAGCCGGGCAGTCCGGAGGCACGGTTGTACACCGACTTTCTCGGCGCCCGCGACTGGCTGGGCGGGGAGTAA
- a CDS encoding class 1 fructose-bisphosphatase yields MDQSRMTLGRFLARHCPQDEKGRTLALLLRQVADSCRRISDAVGGGALRDLTGAADNVNVQGEEQKKLDVFANDALLEGCSWGGTVAGMASEEEDDVFTLPEDEPRGPYILLFDPLDGSSNIDVNVSVGTIFSVLPAPDAGRDPVNEDLLQSGDQQVAAGYVVYGPSTVLALTVGNGVHVFTLDRAQGEWFLTTADLKVPEQTAEFAINCSYWHQWPAPVRRYIEECLAGEDGPRGKRFNMRWVASMVADLHRIFTRGGVFLYPADSRRPNGRLRVLYEVNPIAMLMEQAGGAAFTGEERAMALQPKELHQRAGLLIGSREEVAVLERYYSEQ; encoded by the coding sequence ATGGATCAGTCACGTATGACCTTGGGCCGGTTTCTGGCCCGGCATTGCCCCCAGGATGAGAAAGGCCGCACCCTGGCACTGCTGCTTCGCCAGGTGGCGGACAGCTGCCGGCGTATCTCGGACGCTGTCGGTGGCGGGGCGCTGCGCGATCTGACCGGCGCTGCCGACAACGTCAATGTGCAGGGCGAAGAACAGAAGAAGCTGGACGTGTTCGCCAACGACGCCCTGTTGGAGGGCTGCAGCTGGGGCGGCACGGTGGCTGGCATGGCCTCCGAGGAGGAGGACGATGTCTTTACCCTGCCGGAGGATGAGCCCCGCGGCCCCTACATCCTGCTGTTCGACCCGCTGGACGGTTCCTCCAACATCGACGTCAACGTCTCGGTGGGGACCATCTTCTCGGTGCTGCCCGCCCCGGATGCCGGGCGCGACCCGGTGAATGAGGACCTGCTGCAGTCGGGCGACCAACAGGTGGCCGCCGGCTACGTGGTGTACGGCCCGAGCACGGTGCTGGCACTGACCGTGGGCAACGGCGTGCATGTCTTTACCCTGGACCGGGCGCAGGGCGAGTGGTTCCTGACCACGGCTGACCTGAAGGTGCCGGAGCAGACGGCGGAGTTCGCCATCAACTGCTCCTACTGGCACCAGTGGCCGGCCCCGGTGCGCCGCTACATTGAAGAGTGCCTGGCCGGCGAGGATGGCCCCCGGGGCAAGCGCTTCAACATGCGCTGGGTGGCCTCCATGGTCGCGGACCTGCACCGGATCTTTACCCGCGGCGGGGTCTTCCTCTACCCGGCGGACAGCAGGCGGCCCAACGGCCGGTTGCGGGTGCTCTACGAGGTGAACCCCATCGCCATGCTGATGGAGCAGGCCGGTGGGGCCGCCTTCACCGGTGAGGAGCGCGCCATGGCGTTGCAGCCGAAGGAGCTGCACCAGCGCGCCGGGCTGCTGATCGGCTCCCGCGAGGAGGTGGCCGTGCTGGAGCGCTACTACTCGGAGCAGTAA